From Sulfuracidifex tepidarius, one genomic window encodes:
- a CDS encoding CBS domain-containing protein, with translation MKVKEVMTTPVFQVEANTSLKEACKLMMERGVGSIIVTEDGVPKGIFTDRDATRAMSLGLSPNDEVRLASSLGNLLTANEDMEVFEAVAMMSKNKIRHLPVKNREGEIIGMFAITDIAKVLPSL, from the coding sequence ATGAAAGTAAAAGAAGTCATGACTACCCCCGTCTTTCAAGTAGAGGCTAACACGTCACTAAAAGAGGCATGCAAGCTAATGATGGAGAGAGGAGTTGGCTCTATCATAGTGACGGAAGACGGAGTACCTAAGGGGATATTCACCGACAGGGACGCAACCAGGGCAATGTCGCTAGGTCTAAGCCCCAACGACGAAGTAAGGTTAGCCTCATCTTTAGGGAATCTACTTACCGCAAATGAAGACATGGAAGTTTTCGAAGCTGTCGCGATGATGAGTAAAAACAAAATAAGACATCTCCCAGTGAAGAACAGGGAAGGAGAAATAATAGGAATGTTCGCAATAACTGACATAGCTAAAGTACTTCCTTCCCTTTGA
- a CDS encoding OsmC family protein: MTFTAEGKVEGDHVSVCAGGSEIKIGLMGSDYPTPEEVLLASSLSCLMLTVVYVAREKGVKLDEVSGCIQGDMDPRGFQGEPGIPPGVLEVRYNVRVKGNDARIKEIIEESERRCPMKDTLVRSVKVKVNWDIES, from the coding sequence ATGACATTCACGGCTGAAGGGAAGGTTGAGGGAGACCATGTAAGTGTATGTGCAGGCGGAAGCGAGATAAAGATAGGTCTAATGGGATCTGATTACCCAACTCCGGAGGAGGTGTTACTTGCCTCTTCCCTTTCATGTCTGATGCTCACAGTGGTTTACGTCGCAAGGGAGAAGGGAGTTAAGTTGGACGAAGTGAGCGGATGCATACAAGGCGACATGGACCCGCGAGGTTTTCAGGGAGAGCCCGGGATACCTCCAGGAGTGCTGGAGGTGAGGTATAACGTGAGAGTAAAGGGTAATGACGCTAGAATTAAGGAAATAATTGAAGAGTCTGAGAGGAGGTGCCCCATGAAGGACACATTAGTGAGGAGTGTTAAGGTGAAGGTCAACTGGGATATTGAAAGTTGA
- a CDS encoding CBS domain-containing protein has translation MKVSEVMTKEVASVSEETTLKVALDIMLRMNMRRLLVRNGKLTGILTIRDIVYNGDLNKKVGDVASKDVQFVMPTATLKEACRIMTSQALGSLLVGDGVEVEGIVTERDLIRYCKPPSSNVGDVMNIDPIIAGKDATIKEIVDFMKKKWVRHAVIVEDSLPVGIISVRDISRAMLSKGSLEVKVEGFMTVSPFKVTPDSTLETARRIMVEHNIGFLPVVDPRTLLGSLSEREMIAAMSL, from the coding sequence ATGAAAGTTTCAGAGGTAATGACCAAGGAGGTAGCAAGCGTTTCAGAGGAGACTACTCTGAAAGTAGCCCTAGATATAATGTTAAGAATGAACATGAGAAGGCTGCTGGTGAGGAACGGAAAGTTAACTGGTATACTCACAATCAGGGACATAGTCTACAACGGAGACCTGAATAAGAAGGTCGGTGATGTGGCATCCAAGGACGTTCAGTTCGTCATGCCTACGGCAACATTGAAAGAGGCATGTAGGATCATGACATCACAAGCTTTGGGCTCCCTCCTAGTAGGTGACGGAGTTGAAGTTGAAGGGATAGTGACTGAGAGAGACCTGATAAGGTATTGTAAACCCCCTTCCAGCAATGTAGGCGACGTAATGAACATAGATCCTATTATAGCGGGCAAGGACGCAACAATAAAGGAAATAGTCGATTTCATGAAGAAGAAGTGGGTAAGACATGCCGTAATAGTTGAGGACAGCCTCCCCGTAGGTATAATCTCAGTGAGAGACATTTCCAGAGCTATGTTAAGCAAGGGATCACTTGAGGTGAAGGTTGAAGGGTTCATGACTGTCTCCCCTTTTAAAGTAACCCCAGATTCAACACTGGAGACAGCCCGCAGGATCATGGTGGAACACAACATAGGTTTCCTGCCCGTGGTTGATCCGAGAACGTTATTGGGTAGCTTGAGCGAGAGAGAAATGATAGCTGCCATGTCTTTGTAA
- a CDS encoding DsbA family oxidoreductase produces MTVKFTFFHDVLCPFCYITSKRLMKIVKEYQGEVRVVHKAFMIISSLEDLKAAAPDEESAVNLFRGEFSILKNYLKDYDPDKVLSKGKIKWVWSLPPLMACKAAEHQGGEDMHWKYFDALQDKFFLEGEDVTQDDVLLSTAMSLGLDMNKFKEEYKSKKAKLEVLEDEEEAHAMGLRGVPAILVNDKWLIRGVPEEEKIRSVINDVLKNGEPRETELKAYWEK; encoded by the coding sequence ATGACAGTGAAATTCACGTTCTTTCATGACGTTCTCTGTCCTTTTTGTTATATAACTTCGAAAAGGCTCATGAAGATTGTAAAGGAATACCAAGGGGAGGTTAGAGTAGTCCACAAGGCCTTCATGATCATTTCCTCACTGGAGGACTTGAAAGCAGCTGCGCCTGATGAGGAGAGCGCTGTGAATTTGTTCAGAGGCGAGTTCTCCATCCTGAAGAACTACCTTAAGGATTACGACCCTGATAAGGTGTTGTCTAAGGGTAAGATAAAGTGGGTCTGGTCTCTCCCTCCCCTGATGGCATGTAAGGCAGCTGAACACCAGGGAGGAGAGGACATGCACTGGAAGTACTTTGATGCTCTACAGGACAAATTCTTCCTTGAAGGTGAGGACGTCACCCAAGACGACGTGCTTCTGTCAACGGCCATGAGCCTTGGACTCGACATGAACAAATTCAAGGAAGAGTACAAGTCTAAGAAGGCTAAACTCGAAGTTTTAGAAGATGAAGAGGAAGCTCATGCGATGGGGCTAAGAGGAGTTCCGGCGATTTTGGTGAACGACAAGTGGTTAATCAGGGGAGTTCCTGAGGAAGAAAAGATAAGAAGCGTGATAAATGACGTTTTGAAGAACGGAGAGCCGAGAGAGACAGAGCTCAAGGCTTATTGGGAAAAGTGA
- a CDS encoding alpha-amylase family glycosyl hydrolase, translating to MFTSTYRIQMREDGPGFLDVADLGDYLSWLGISHVYLSPSFRARKGSTHGYDVVDYVISEALGGMEGYQKMTKSLQERGIGVIQDVVPNHMAVSTENWRLMDVLKNGRGSQWSSTFDWWGDKMTLPILEDELDKVKHLISIDQERRELVYRDWRLPLCDDVNTVDETLEKCYSLTWWIKGPSYRRFFYVNCLIGVNVEKDEVFQDQVRNLPRVEGVRIDHIDGLLDPFNYVEKMKRIFPLVLVEKILTFGEELKIPAHGTTGYDFLNYVNHLLIDEENEGEVEKVYEEFTGRHDDLETMIRESKRKVIREYMRNEFSHVAGLASRSLGRDVSEEIYSFTECLPVYRVYGEIPCDPTGVIHELKERDPWVYGKLQQILPGAFAKGIEDTVFYRFMRLMSVNEVGGFLSKFGISQEEFHSFMKSRPETTMNATSTHDTKMSEDVRARIDYLSEIPNEWGSRIKYWRDLLRPNVDPVDEYRFYQALVGSLEDFTPEYEERITSYMIKAMRESKERTTWEKPNVGYEEKVISMVKDAFHNRSFRSDVTSFLTDVDLKGKEKSLTMVSLKVMSPGIADFYQGTEVWNYSLVDPDNRRKVDFSKMKQMMGKESLDVTDPLTKVTLIRKLLKIKREVMGKPYEPMKVERGYIAFKRGNYVLIARTLSKARGLSLKVSGTDVIKGQEVQGVTDDDLSFPVLVLKSLASS from the coding sequence ATGTTCACCAGTACATACAGAATTCAAATGAGGGAAGATGGACCCGGCTTTCTAGACGTAGCAGACTTGGGGGACTACCTTTCGTGGTTAGGGATCTCCCATGTCTACCTATCTCCTTCTTTCAGAGCAAGGAAGGGAAGCACACACGGGTATGACGTTGTGGACTACGTGATCAGTGAAGCTCTAGGAGGTATGGAAGGTTATCAGAAGATGACCAAATCTCTTCAAGAGAGGGGAATAGGGGTAATACAGGACGTAGTCCCTAACCACATGGCTGTGAGCACTGAGAACTGGAGGCTCATGGACGTGTTGAAGAACGGAAGGGGAAGTCAGTGGAGCTCTACATTCGACTGGTGGGGAGACAAGATGACCTTACCTATACTCGAGGATGAACTAGACAAGGTTAAACACCTCATCAGTATAGATCAGGAAAGGAGGGAGCTAGTGTACAGAGACTGGAGGCTCCCACTGTGTGATGACGTGAACACCGTGGACGAAACCCTTGAGAAGTGTTATTCTCTGACTTGGTGGATCAAAGGCCCTTCCTATAGACGCTTCTTCTACGTCAACTGTCTGATAGGGGTGAACGTAGAGAAGGACGAGGTGTTTCAAGACCAGGTGAGGAACCTACCCAGAGTTGAAGGAGTCAGGATAGACCACATAGATGGGCTCTTAGATCCTTTTAATTACGTGGAGAAAATGAAGCGAATCTTTCCGCTAGTTCTTGTGGAGAAAATCCTTACCTTCGGGGAGGAACTTAAAATCCCCGCCCACGGCACGACCGGATATGACTTCCTGAATTACGTGAATCACCTCCTCATAGACGAGGAAAATGAGGGAGAGGTCGAAAAGGTCTATGAAGAGTTCACGGGGAGGCATGACGATCTGGAGACCATGATAAGGGAGAGCAAGAGGAAAGTGATAAGGGAGTACATGAGGAACGAGTTCTCCCACGTCGCAGGACTCGCTTCAAGGTCGTTGGGAAGGGATGTGAGCGAGGAGATATACTCCTTTACTGAGTGCCTTCCCGTTTACAGGGTTTACGGAGAGATCCCGTGCGACCCCACAGGGGTGATTCATGAATTGAAGGAAAGGGACCCATGGGTCTACGGCAAACTCCAACAGATACTCCCCGGAGCCTTCGCAAAGGGAATAGAAGACACGGTGTTTTACCGCTTCATGAGGCTCATGTCAGTTAACGAGGTGGGAGGCTTCCTCTCAAAGTTCGGTATCTCACAGGAGGAGTTCCACTCCTTCATGAAGTCCCGTCCCGAGACCACTATGAACGCTACGTCAACTCACGATACTAAGATGAGCGAGGACGTGAGAGCTAGGATAGACTACTTGTCGGAGATACCTAATGAGTGGGGGTCCAGGATCAAGTATTGGAGAGACCTACTCAGACCCAACGTTGACCCCGTGGACGAGTATAGATTTTACCAAGCCTTGGTGGGTTCCCTTGAGGACTTCACTCCGGAGTACGAGGAGAGGATTACCTCTTACATGATCAAGGCAATGAGGGAGAGCAAGGAAAGGACTACGTGGGAGAAGCCTAACGTGGGGTATGAGGAAAAGGTAATCTCTATGGTTAAGGACGCTTTCCATAACCGCTCTTTCAGGTCCGATGTCACCTCCTTTCTGACGGATGTGGACTTGAAAGGGAAGGAGAAGTCCCTCACCATGGTTTCCTTAAAGGTCATGTCCCCAGGGATAGCGGACTTCTATCAGGGGACTGAGGTATGGAACTACTCCTTGGTCGACCCTGACAATAGAAGGAAGGTAGACTTCTCCAAGATGAAGCAGATGATGGGGAAGGAGTCACTGGACGTTACAGACCCGTTGACTAAGGTGACATTGATCAGGAAGCTGTTGAAGATCAAGAGGGAAGTGATGGGCAAACCTTACGAGCCCATGAAAGTGGAAAGGGGGTACATAGCGTTCAAGAGAGGAAACTATGTGCTGATAGCCAGGACCCTTTCCAAAGCTAGAGGCCTTTCATTGAAGGTTTCTGGCACTGACGTGATCAAGGGCCAAGAGGTTCAAGGAGTTACCGACGACGACTTAAGCTTCCCCGTGTTAGTCCTTAAGAGTTTAGCCTCATCGTGA
- a CDS encoding PaREP1 family protein, translating into MTESITKPWTDTKRYQMDRFKEALYEADLAERFLNDGLIRNSAGKVYQAVKAYIAGISVNHRDSLSKYYPGKRRISPNKVVDRVDWIIAIMPSSKLREIVSIMGDDELRLVTEIALDLHDFQYNGYDRDAEISRYTGEELVKKDILLIVEFIKSKLST; encoded by the coding sequence ATGACGGAATCGATTACAAAACCTTGGACCGACACTAAAAGATATCAGATGGATAGATTCAAAGAGGCACTATATGAGGCAGACTTAGCTGAGAGATTTCTAAATGATGGTCTCATTAGGAATTCAGCAGGTAAGGTCTATCAGGCAGTAAAAGCTTACATTGCAGGAATTTCCGTAAATCATAGAGATTCACTTTCAAAATATTACCCTGGGAAAAGAAGAATTTCTCCAAATAAGGTCGTAGATAGAGTGGACTGGATAATTGCAATAATGCCGAGCAGTAAGTTGAGGGAGATAGTGTCAATTATGGGTGATGATGAACTTAGGCTAGTAACCGAGATAGCGTTAGATCTTCACGACTTTCAATATAACGGGTATGATAGGGATGCAGAGATCTCTAGGTATACTGGGGAAGAGTTAGTGAAGAAGGATATACTCCTCATAGTAGAGTTCATAAAGAGTAAACTCTCAACCTAA
- the purE gene encoding 5-(carboxyamino)imidazole ribonucleotide mutase: protein MPLVGIIMGSKSDWETMKGASDVLKEFQVDHEVKVVSAHRTPDLMFQYAKEASSRGIEVIIAGAGGAAHLPGMVASLTTLPVIGVPVQSRTLNGIDSLLSIVQMPYGVPVATVAIGNARNAGLLAVRILSIKHEEFRIKLEKFSEEMRRDVLNSVLEG, encoded by the coding sequence ATGCCTCTCGTCGGAATAATCATGGGTAGCAAGTCTGATTGGGAAACCATGAAGGGAGCTTCTGATGTCCTGAAGGAGTTCCAGGTGGACCATGAAGTCAAGGTAGTCTCAGCCCACAGGACCCCAGACCTCATGTTTCAATACGCGAAGGAGGCCTCCTCTAGGGGGATAGAGGTTATCATAGCCGGAGCAGGAGGAGCAGCCCACCTCCCTGGAATGGTAGCCTCCTTGACTACGTTGCCCGTGATAGGAGTCCCCGTTCAGTCCAGAACTCTTAACGGTATTGACTCGCTCCTCTCTATAGTTCAGATGCCATACGGGGTTCCAGTTGCTACTGTGGCAATAGGGAATGCGAGGAATGCAGGGCTGCTTGCCGTGAGGATACTCTCTATAAAACATGAGGAGTTTAGGATTAAGTTGGAGAAGTTCTCAGAGGAAATGAGGAGAGACGTCCTGAACTCGGTGTTAGAGGGATGA
- a CDS encoding 5-(carboxyamino)imidazole ribonucleotide synthase, with product MNIGILGGGQLGLMMINEGRRLPFKFYVMDEREAPGCGIADKCFAPSDYKEIVDSSDVVTFEFEHVSEEALQYAQDEGKLLPSINSVELKRERYKEKEYYRDHGLPTPRFVVVRGGEDALRTLKDEFNNYGVIKQSRGGYDGKGQYFVKGDPSVASQVKDMNCTFVVEEFVDFDFEASVIGVRSRRGEFSAYPPTFNLNLKGILVYNYGPYGDPRMQEIVRKLADSLNYVGTIGVEFFVKGSSILINEFAPRVHNTGHYTLDGAMFSQFDQHVNAITGGDLLPTELTSPSGMLNLLGIEKVPITRTGKVYWYNKKEAKKRRKMGHVNVVGKDLEDVKGKIDILMKQIYDKGLDL from the coding sequence ATGAATATAGGTATACTTGGAGGAGGACAGTTAGGTCTGATGATGATAAACGAAGGGAGGAGACTTCCTTTCAAGTTTTACGTTATGGACGAGCGTGAAGCCCCAGGGTGCGGGATAGCTGACAAGTGCTTCGCCCCGTCAGACTACAAAGAAATTGTGGACTCCTCTGATGTGGTTACGTTCGAGTTCGAACATGTAAGCGAGGAAGCCCTTCAGTACGCTCAGGACGAAGGCAAACTTTTACCTTCAATTAACTCTGTAGAGCTGAAAAGGGAGAGGTATAAGGAGAAAGAGTACTATCGTGATCACGGTCTTCCAACGCCTAGGTTCGTCGTTGTCAGGGGAGGAGAGGACGCCCTCAGGACTCTGAAGGACGAGTTCAACAACTATGGAGTGATAAAACAGTCAAGAGGGGGATATGACGGAAAGGGACAGTACTTCGTGAAGGGAGATCCCTCAGTTGCATCTCAAGTCAAGGACATGAACTGCACGTTCGTGGTAGAGGAGTTCGTGGACTTTGACTTCGAGGCCTCAGTCATAGGAGTGAGGTCGAGGAGAGGAGAGTTCTCAGCTTATCCTCCGACCTTCAACCTTAACTTGAAGGGAATCCTGGTTTACAACTACGGGCCCTATGGAGACCCTAGGATGCAGGAAATCGTGAGGAAGTTAGCAGATTCCCTAAACTATGTGGGGACGATAGGGGTTGAGTTCTTCGTGAAGGGATCATCAATCCTAATAAACGAGTTCGCGCCGAGGGTCCACAACACGGGCCACTATACTCTGGACGGTGCTATGTTCTCTCAGTTCGACCAGCACGTTAACGCTATAACAGGAGGGGATCTACTACCCACTGAATTAACCTCGCCTTCAGGTATGTTGAACTTGTTGGGAATAGAGAAAGTGCCCATCACTAGGACTGGAAAAGTCTATTGGTACAACAAGAAGGAAGCTAAGAAGAGGAGGAAGATGGGCCACGTGAACGTGGTAGGCAAGGACTTAGAGGACGTGAAAGGAAAGATTGATATTTTAATGAAACAAATTTATGATAAAGGATTGGACTTATGA
- a CDS encoding MFS transporter, which translates to MKEKPLVSSLLITFFLGGMELTVSGSFNLLIATSLGYPAGEELILSSYLAGTVIGSFVFGLLVDRLGRKRVLEAGLLIFALASLLISLSNNIMIFLLILLFQGMSIGGDSVAGSVMIVEMISQKLRGKMFVILSTIWFAGDLAASILGLVLLSHFPSYLAWRVAYAIAGVIVIPFALIRFFLRESEVWAERGKERVSLTETKGLILSLTIISSLDSIITYVFPFIVIPDFVGPYLGLNQVEAASFTDEAFIWGTLASIIGGFTVVPLLIDKLSRKRSVILGHGYMALAFLFLVFSIAAKNQMAIFISFGALSLLSPLGLFAVSLLAVEVFPASARGKVNGLISGVSSIVSAVIPPGLFALGFLLGAIPETALMGGLAMVNVLTISLNKITDTRKLRMDEIERMYHEV; encoded by the coding sequence ATGAAAGAAAAACCTCTAGTTTCGAGCCTCCTCATAACTTTCTTCTTAGGAGGTATGGAACTAACGGTAAGTGGATCTTTTAATTTGTTGATTGCAACCTCACTGGGATATCCTGCAGGAGAGGAGTTAATACTCTCCTCTTATCTGGCGGGGACGGTAATTGGATCTTTCGTCTTCGGGCTGTTAGTCGACAGACTTGGTAGGAAGAGGGTTCTGGAAGCGGGACTTCTCATCTTTGCACTGGCATCTCTTCTCATCTCACTTTCAAACAACATAATGATATTTCTCCTCATACTTCTCTTCCAAGGAATGTCAATAGGAGGCGACTCAGTTGCAGGATCTGTTATGATAGTAGAGATGATATCTCAGAAACTTAGGGGAAAGATGTTCGTGATTCTCTCGACAATATGGTTCGCGGGAGATCTGGCAGCTTCAATCCTCGGACTGGTCCTCCTTTCTCACTTCCCTTCATACTTAGCTTGGAGAGTGGCATACGCCATAGCGGGCGTGATCGTGATTCCATTTGCGCTAATTAGGTTCTTCCTTAGGGAGAGTGAGGTCTGGGCAGAGAGGGGGAAGGAAAGAGTGAGTTTAACGGAAACCAAAGGGTTGATATTATCTTTGACTATCATCTCCTCCCTCGATTCAATTATCACTTATGTCTTTCCATTCATAGTGATTCCAGATTTCGTTGGGCCTTATTTAGGTCTGAACCAAGTGGAGGCAGCATCGTTCACTGACGAAGCATTCATTTGGGGTACCCTAGCTTCAATAATAGGAGGATTCACGGTAGTTCCTCTCTTGATAGACAAGCTGTCTAGGAAGAGATCCGTAATACTTGGTCATGGGTACATGGCGCTTGCTTTCCTTTTCCTCGTTTTCTCGATAGCAGCGAAGAACCAGATGGCGATTTTCATAAGCTTCGGAGCCCTCTCCCTCCTGTCACCTTTAGGTCTGTTCGCCGTGTCACTCTTGGCAGTTGAAGTTTTTCCCGCATCTGCTAGAGGGAAAGTGAACGGGTTGATATCCGGAGTCTCCAGCATAGTTTCTGCAGTTATCCCGCCGGGCCTCTTCGCTTTAGGTTTTCTCCTTGGGGCCATTCCGGAGACCGCTTTAATGGGAGGTTTAGCTATGGTTAATGTGTTGACAATTTCGCTGAATAAGATTACCGATACAAGGAAATTAAGAATGGATGAAATTGAAAGGATGTATCACGAGGTTTAA
- a CDS encoding MarR family transcriptional regulator — protein MDVTELTVLTLLSEGELSVKEIRHYSGMNKGALIRAVRSLENKGLVEKKVLIEGDVILEITDLGMEELYKYYLYLRDLVNNMEQTVCLKFNC, from the coding sequence ATGGATGTAACTGAACTCACAGTGCTTACGTTACTATCAGAGGGAGAGTTGAGTGTAAAGGAGATCAGACATTATTCAGGGATGAACAAAGGAGCGTTAATCAGGGCAGTGAGGTCATTGGAGAATAAAGGATTAGTCGAGAAGAAAGTCCTGATCGAAGGGGACGTAATTCTGGAGATAACGGACCTAGGTATGGAAGAGTTATACAAATATTATTTATATCTTAGAGATCTGGTAAATAATATGGAACAAACCGTATGTTTGAAATTTAACTGTTAA
- a CDS encoding lipoate--protein ligase family protein yields MSWRYVNLPPQDGYHMVTSFVSVADYVSGGGKNTLLLFGVKEPFVNVGVHQEVWLEVDLEYTKKMGIPVVRRDLGGGTVVITPGEQDFFLVVRQEDAPSTPSALYQKFLTPIVNVIRSYGIEATLKDQDIVVKGKKISGNGAMSRGKAVVVTGNILLNLDVELMSKCIRVPSEKFRDKMAKDMREWLTSIKDEIGYVPPKEEISRKIKEEFERELNVKFEDSNLTPEEIEEWEKLAIEKVNESWVYFKDNRHPDLRTERCVKINSSLALCHIDYKARKLLRVTVRVFNKVIDEVSISGDFFVMSPPGFLERLEDFLKGTVPSMVETKIKEFFEKEKPVIFGFTQEDLVKVFNELMNKPEIQEII; encoded by the coding sequence ATGAGCTGGAGGTATGTTAACCTGCCTCCACAAGACGGCTACCACATGGTCACTTCCTTCGTTTCCGTAGCTGATTACGTTTCTGGTGGAGGCAAGAACACCCTACTTCTTTTTGGCGTTAAGGAACCTTTCGTTAACGTAGGAGTTCATCAAGAGGTTTGGCTTGAGGTTGACCTTGAGTACACTAAGAAAATGGGAATACCGGTTGTCAGGAGGGATTTAGGAGGAGGAACTGTAGTCATAACTCCAGGGGAGCAGGACTTCTTCCTTGTAGTCAGGCAGGAAGACGCTCCCTCAACCCCCTCTGCACTATATCAGAAGTTCCTCACTCCCATAGTAAACGTAATAAGAAGCTACGGCATAGAGGCTACGTTAAAAGACCAGGACATAGTAGTGAAAGGAAAGAAGATAAGTGGAAATGGTGCAATGTCGAGAGGAAAGGCAGTGGTCGTGACTGGAAACATACTCCTGAACTTGGACGTGGAACTCATGAGCAAGTGCATAAGAGTACCGTCAGAGAAATTCAGGGATAAAATGGCGAAAGACATGAGGGAGTGGTTAACGTCTATCAAGGACGAAATAGGATACGTTCCGCCGAAGGAAGAGATCTCCAGAAAGATCAAGGAAGAATTTGAGAGAGAGCTGAACGTGAAGTTTGAGGACTCAAACCTTACCCCTGAGGAGATAGAGGAGTGGGAAAAGCTTGCTATAGAGAAGGTGAACGAGAGCTGGGTATACTTCAAGGACAACAGACATCCAGATTTGAGGACTGAGAGATGTGTTAAGATAAACTCTTCCCTGGCTTTATGTCACATAGATTACAAGGCTAGGAAACTCCTGAGGGTTACCGTAAGGGTCTTCAACAAGGTGATCGATGAAGTATCTATCTCCGGAGATTTCTTCGTCATGTCACCCCCAGGTTTCCTCGAGAGGTTAGAGGACTTCCTGAAGGGGACTGTTCCTTCCATGGTCGAAACGAAGATAAAGGAGTTCTTTGAAAAGGAGAAGCCCGTAATATTCGGGTTTACTCAAGAGGACTTAGTGAAGGTCTTCAACGAATTGATGAACAAACCAGAAATACAGGAAATAATTTAG
- a CDS encoding M28 family peptidase, producing the protein MFSKYASSIYGIGEAIHGSEQERKVLEFIESVIPSGKRLPISTKKWEFSSNVVIGGKEVKATVMPYSKGSAKGRIGREIASFRFPDHPFKVKDLYNVAKENGAEAVIFYEEGRTRRIGVPGDIPVISLPFKPQGDIEIDVKSSLTDITSFIYEVSFEGEEDEYVVVSAHYDHWLSGFHDNIFSVSTLLSIQPKAGKRGVKLVFFPSEEGPRCCTGSFQYDVRKVSSAVVLDSLYPMRVVFSSPPEMWDLAMSSSIKVKRIEMPTPFSDGWTFLSKGVPSVTLYNDDMIPVYHSDADLPLPEDDMYFSMVSKELNRIISILVQKDVKVESRFLPDYVNLTSQLG; encoded by the coding sequence ATGTTCTCTAAGTATGCCTCATCTATCTACGGCATAGGAGAAGCGATCCACGGATCAGAGCAGGAAAGGAAAGTCCTAGAGTTCATAGAGTCCGTTATCCCTTCAGGGAAGAGACTGCCCATATCCACTAAGAAGTGGGAGTTCTCCTCCAACGTGGTCATAGGAGGTAAAGAGGTTAAAGCTACTGTCATGCCTTACTCCAAGGGAAGCGCGAAGGGAAGGATTGGAAGGGAGATAGCTTCCTTTAGGTTTCCAGACCACCCATTCAAGGTAAAGGACCTCTACAACGTAGCGAAAGAGAACGGAGCAGAGGCTGTCATATTTTACGAGGAGGGAAGAACTAGGAGGATCGGAGTCCCTGGCGACATCCCTGTGATCTCTTTACCTTTCAAGCCTCAGGGTGATATTGAAATTGACGTTAAGTCGAGTTTGACCGATATTACGTCTTTCATATATGAGGTTAGTTTCGAAGGGGAAGAGGACGAATACGTGGTGGTCTCGGCACACTATGACCATTGGCTATCAGGTTTTCACGATAACATTTTCTCAGTGTCCACGTTACTTTCCATTCAACCGAAAGCTGGTAAAAGAGGTGTCAAACTGGTTTTCTTCCCGTCCGAGGAGGGACCGAGGTGCTGTACTGGGTCGTTTCAATATGACGTTAGGAAAGTGAGCTCTGCTGTAGTCCTGGACTCGCTGTATCCAATGAGAGTAGTATTCTCATCCCCTCCTGAGATGTGGGATTTAGCCATGAGCTCGTCCATCAAGGTCAAGAGAATAGAGATGCCCACCCCTTTCTCCGATGGATGGACCTTCCTGTCGAAGGGAGTCCCATCTGTCACTCTGTATAACGACGACATGATCCCAGTGTATCACAGCGACGCTGATTTACCGTTACCCGAAGACGATATGTATTTCTCTATGGTAAGCAAAGAATTGAATAGAATCATCTCTATCCTAGTACAAAAGGACGTGAAGGTGGAAAGTCGTTTCCTACCAGACTACGTGAATCTGACCTCTCAGCTCGGATAG
- a CDS encoding glycine cleavage system protein H — MANVSNCEIPEDLYYFIEGKNTVWAKVEGSDTILVGITDVAQTMAGKVVKVRIKKKGMKIEKGKPVSTMESGKWAGPVPSPVTGEVIETNTEVEKSPVLVNQDPYGKGWLVKMKVSNPEEIKQLLTGSDAVAKMSEIINGEKLQCKRL; from the coding sequence TTGGCAAACGTTTCAAACTGTGAGATCCCGGAGGACCTCTATTATTTTATAGAGGGAAAGAACACGGTGTGGGCAAAGGTAGAAGGTTCAGATACAATATTGGTTGGAATAACTGACGTGGCTCAGACCATGGCAGGTAAAGTAGTTAAGGTCAGAATAAAGAAAAAGGGAATGAAGATAGAGAAAGGGAAACCAGTCTCTACAATGGAAAGTGGAAAGTGGGCTGGACCAGTACCTTCACCTGTCACTGGGGAAGTGATAGAAACAAACACTGAAGTCGAGAAGAGTCCAGTGCTAGTTAACCAAGACCCTTACGGAAAAGGATGGTTAGTCAAGATGAAGGTGAGCAATCCAGAGGAAATAAAGCAGCTGCTGACTGGATCAGACGCAGTAGCTAAAATGAGTGAGATCATAAACGGAGAGAAGCTCCAGTGCAAGAGGCTCTAA